In Planctomycetota bacterium, the DNA window GAAACGGGTGAGGGCGAGGTCGAAGCTGTGCCAGAACATGTGGACCGGCGTCTGCTTGCCGAGGAAGTCGCCGCGAAACTCCTGGAACGTGCGCTCGACCCACGACAGTGCCCGGAAGTAACGAGCGGCGGCCCCGAGATCGAACGTGCGACGGTCTTCGTTCTGGGCGAACGGCGTGGTGCACCACGGCAGGTCGTACGGCGTGCCGAGCAAATCGACATCAACACCGGCCGCCGAGACAGCGTCGGTCACCTCGCGGAACATCCACTTGCAGTCCATCTGATCCAGCGGCGCTGCCACATCGAACATGCCGCCTCGGTTGTTGCGGACCTCAATGCCCGGCTCGAGCAGATCGATCTCAATATCCAGCGACAGCAGCGGGTCGTTCGGCTCGTAAAGCGTCCCCGTCGTCAGCCCGCGCGGCGTCACGTAGAACGGCACGTGCCACCAGTGATTCCGCCTCGGCGTCAGGGCCATGCGCACCTTGCCGACGATCTGGCAGAGCAGATGCAGCGTCTCACGCGTCTC includes these proteins:
- a CDS encoding DUF5996 family protein, which codes for MSEADDRLPQPLTNSWTPVLPPLEFAAWTETRETLHLLCQIVGKVRMALTPRRNHWWHVPFYVTPRGLTTGTLYEPNDPLLSLDIEIDLLEPGIEVRNNRGGMFDVAAPLDQMDCKWMFREVTDAVSAAGVDVDLLGTPYDLPWCTTPFAQNEDRRTFDLGAAARYFRALSWVERTFQEFRGDFLGKQTPVHMFWHSFDLALTRFSGKAVDKKPSEFRNPRDAEAYSHEVISFGFWPGDANYPQAAFYSYTAPEPDGLASEPLSAGGWFDVGGSHMARLDYAELRQAEDPRRMLLGFLESAYLAGAKRAGWDVEALRVPPEEYFETA